In Rhizobium sp. N324, a single genomic region encodes these proteins:
- the lptE gene encoding LPS assembly lipoprotein LptE, translating into MSSDIACKLVRNAGIAMILASAAFLSACQVRPLYSENSGLTEKLASVGFSPAGSRVEQQVRNHLIFLASRGSGEPEKPDYQVDLHATSSVADTLLTDSADTSRAGRVTVSVTYTLRASTDNHVIKAGNRATTALVDFPDQEFAKQRAIRDAENRAADQVAEFVGADIAAALSR; encoded by the coding sequence TTGTCGTCTGATATCGCTTGCAAGCTGGTTCGCAACGCCGGCATCGCCATGATCCTTGCCTCCGCGGCTTTTCTCTCTGCCTGTCAGGTCCGGCCGCTTTATTCGGAAAATTCGGGTCTCACCGAAAAGCTTGCCTCGGTCGGCTTTTCCCCTGCAGGCAGCCGGGTCGAGCAGCAGGTCCGCAATCACTTGATCTTCCTGGCGTCGCGTGGTTCCGGCGAACCTGAAAAGCCGGACTACCAGGTCGACTTGCACGCCACCTCCTCTGTGGCCGACACGCTGCTGACGGATTCGGCCGATACCTCGCGCGCCGGCCGTGTCACCGTCAGCGTCACCTACACGCTGCGCGCTTCGACCGATAACCACGTCATCAAGGCCGGCAACCGCGCCACCACGGCCCTGGTGGACTTCCCTGACCAGGAATTCGCCAAGCAGCGGGCGATCCGCGACGCCGAAAACCGCGCGGCCGATCAGGTGGCGGAATTCGTCGGGGCCGATATCGCCGCTGCGCTCAGCCGCTGA
- the leuS gene encoding leucine--tRNA ligase: MATERYNPRDAEPRWQQKWNEDKVFETDNSDPREKYYVLEMFPYPSGRIHMGHVRNYAMGDVVARYKRARGYNVLHPMGWDAFGMPAENAAMERGVHPASWTYQNIGSMKAQLKAMGLSLDWSREFATCDVEYYQHQQHLFLDFLEKGLVYRKQSKVNWDPVDNTVLANEQVIDGRGWRSGALVEQRELTQWFFKITDFSQDLLDALDTLDQWPEKVRLMQKNWIGRSEGLTVRWEIVPETAPAGESEVTVYTTRPDTLFGASFLAIAADHPLAKDAAARNADIEAFCEECRRAGTSLAALETAEKKGMDTGIRVRHPLDPSWELPVYIANFVLMDYGTGAIFGCPSGDQRDLDFARKYGLPVVAVVMPRDGDAASFSVGDTAYDGEGVMINSRFLDGKTTEEAFNIVADRLSAASLGNAPQGERKVNFRLRDWGISRQRYWGCPIPVIHCDDCGVVPVPKKDLPVKLPDDVTFDQPGNPLDRHPTWRHVSCPTCGKDARRETDTMDTFVDSSWYFTRFTAPWEGKPTDPEAANRWLPVDQYIGGIEHAILHLLYSRFFTRAMRETGHVAATEPFKGLFTQGMVVHETYSRGAGGSREWVAPADIRIEEIDGKRRASLLTTGEEITIGSIEKMSKSKKNVVDPDDIIASYGADTARFFVLSDSPPERDVIWSEAGVEGAHRFTQRLWRLISEAAAALSAVAPAPATGGEALSISQAAHRTLKAVENDYDKLWFNKAVARIYELVNALAAPMTRVAAGEGDAAYRAAVRDAAEILVQLVAPMTPHLAEECWTALGNKGLLARTDWPRYDETLVIENDVVLPVQINGKKRAELTISRDADQNAVTNAVLDLEAVKNALNGQAPKKIIVVPQRIVNIVV, encoded by the coding sequence ATGGCCACCGAACGTTATAATCCGCGCGACGCCGAGCCCCGCTGGCAGCAGAAATGGAACGAAGACAAGGTCTTCGAGACCGACAACTCAGATCCGCGCGAAAAATATTACGTCCTCGAAATGTTCCCCTATCCGTCGGGGCGCATCCACATGGGCCATGTCCGCAATTACGCCATGGGCGATGTCGTTGCCCGCTACAAACGCGCCCGCGGCTACAACGTGCTGCACCCGATGGGCTGGGACGCCTTCGGCATGCCGGCGGAGAACGCCGCCATGGAGCGTGGCGTGCATCCGGCCTCCTGGACCTACCAGAATATCGGCTCGATGAAGGCGCAGCTGAAGGCCATGGGGCTGTCGCTGGACTGGAGCCGCGAATTCGCCACCTGCGACGTCGAATATTACCAGCACCAGCAGCATCTCTTCCTGGATTTCCTCGAGAAAGGCCTGGTCTACCGCAAGCAGTCGAAGGTCAACTGGGACCCGGTCGACAACACCGTGCTCGCCAACGAGCAGGTGATCGACGGCCGCGGCTGGCGGTCCGGCGCGCTGGTCGAACAGCGCGAACTGACGCAATGGTTCTTCAAGATCACCGATTTCAGCCAGGATCTGCTCGACGCGCTGGATACGCTCGACCAGTGGCCGGAAAAAGTGCGTCTGATGCAGAAGAACTGGATCGGCCGTTCGGAGGGTCTGACGGTACGCTGGGAGATCGTGCCGGAAACGGCGCCCGCCGGCGAGAGCGAAGTCACGGTCTATACCACCCGGCCGGACACGCTGTTCGGCGCCTCCTTCCTGGCGATCGCTGCCGACCATCCGCTGGCGAAGGACGCCGCCGCAAGGAATGCCGATATCGAGGCCTTCTGCGAGGAGTGCCGCCGGGCCGGCACCTCGCTCGCCGCCCTCGAGACCGCCGAGAAGAAGGGCATGGATACCGGTATCCGCGTCCGCCATCCGCTCGATCCCTCCTGGGAACTGCCTGTCTATATCGCCAATTTCGTGCTGATGGATTACGGCACCGGCGCGATCTTCGGCTGCCCCTCGGGCGACCAGCGCGACCTTGATTTTGCCCGCAAATACGGCTTGCCGGTCGTGGCCGTCGTCATGCCAAGGGATGGCGATGCAGCGAGCTTTTCCGTCGGCGACACGGCCTATGACGGCGAAGGCGTGATGATCAATTCGCGCTTCCTCGACGGCAAGACGACGGAGGAAGCCTTCAATATCGTTGCCGACCGGCTGTCGGCCGCTTCGCTCGGCAATGCGCCGCAGGGCGAACGCAAGGTCAACTTCCGTCTGCGCGACTGGGGTATTTCCCGGCAGCGTTATTGGGGCTGCCCGATCCCGGTCATCCATTGCGACGATTGCGGCGTGGTGCCCGTGCCGAAGAAGGACCTGCCGGTCAAGCTGCCCGACGACGTCACCTTCGACCAGCCGGGGAATCCGCTCGACCGTCATCCGACCTGGCGGCACGTCTCCTGCCCGACCTGCGGCAAGGACGCTCGCCGCGAGACGGATACGATGGACACCTTCGTCGATTCGAGCTGGTATTTCACCCGCTTCACCGCCCCTTGGGAAGGCAAGCCGACCGATCCTGAGGCGGCTAACCGTTGGCTCCCGGTCGACCAGTATATCGGCGGCATCGAGCATGCGATCCTGCATCTGCTCTATTCCCGCTTCTTCACCCGCGCCATGCGCGAGACCGGCCATGTCGCCGCGACCGAGCCGTTCAAGGGTCTCTTCACCCAGGGCATGGTGGTTCACGAGACCTATAGCCGCGGGGCCGGCGGCAGCCGGGAATGGGTGGCGCCGGCCGACATCCGCATCGAGGAGATCGACGGCAAACGCCGTGCCTCCCTGCTGACGACGGGCGAGGAAATTACGATCGGCTCGATCGAAAAGATGTCGAAATCGAAGAAGAACGTCGTCGATCCCGACGATATCATCGCCTCTTATGGCGCCGATACCGCCCGTTTCTTCGTCCTGTCGGACTCCCCGCCGGAGCGCGACGTCATCTGGTCCGAAGCCGGCGTCGAAGGCGCCCATCGTTTCACCCAGCGTCTGTGGCGGTTGATTTCCGAAGCCGCGGCTGCGCTTTCCGCGGTCGCGCCTGCACCGGCAACCGGGGGGGAAGCACTGTCGATCTCGCAGGCCGCCCATAGGACCCTCAAAGCCGTCGAGAACGATTACGACAAGCTCTGGTTCAACAAGGCCGTCGCCCGAATCTATGAACTGGTGAACGCGTTGGCCGCGCCGATGACCAGGGTTGCGGCGGGCGAGGGCGATGCCGCCTATCGCGCAGCGGTGCGCGATGCCGCCGAGATCCTCGTTCAGCTGGTCGCGCCGATGACGCCGCATCTGGCCGAGGAATGCTGGACGGCGCTTGGCAACAAGGGGCTGCTTGCCCGGACCGATTGGCCGCGATACGACGAAACGCTCGTCATCGAAAACGATGTCGTCCTGCCAGTCCAGATCAACGGCAAGAAACGCGCTGAATTGACAATTTCTCGCGACGCAGATCAGAATGCCGTCACCAACGCCGTGCTGGATCTGGAGGCAGTGAAGAACGCGCTGAACGGGCAGGCACCGAAGAAGATCATCGTGGTTCCCCAAAGGATTGTGAACATTGTCGTCTGA